The Pygocentrus nattereri isolate fPygNat1 chromosome 17, fPygNat1.pri, whole genome shotgun sequence genome window below encodes:
- the gmnc gene encoding geminin coiled-coil domain-containing protein 1, protein MSAILSCQDASFAGGARYACAYTSSTPPRATVDVSTATLAPLWDAGALDNAGCQHEPPRRDTQLGYVHTVLHDSTWPDQMSPHLQRNKQLQDTLIQKEEELARLQEENYKLKEFLNSSYVKSLEEKSKRLSAQRNSDTRQRKRTQHEEGDFLNRSRLLQGGKGKRVCRNLSLEFCSAEELAATPRLDSWVLETLGLQDEDTIDPDSSFSSPTTDHTPSFNSPAPSIDHFSPATHNSTTCSPHTNNHREYGLTDSSSSFSHSIDTSTEYSTLDPSPLYTVTATGSLVTSLPTIVPTGLFTPPRAASTPHPLHSTSSGQHYHSSPSPPGGEAILFSTPRTTRSRADLAFSMSLSPQSSVKTHTFPQGQAFTRRDSQGGWNFTWVPKQCS, encoded by the exons ATG AGCGCCATCCTCTCGTGCCAGGACGCGAGCTTTGCAGGGGGCGCGCGCTACGCCTGCGCTTACACCTCCTCTACGCCGCCTCGCGCCACTGTTGACGTTTCCACAGCAACGCTCGCGCCCCTTTGGGACGCCGGTGCCCTGGACAACGCGGGCTGCCAGCACGAGCCGCCACGGCGGG ACACACAGCTTGGTTATGTGCATACTGTTCTACATGACTCCACCTGGCCTGACCAAATGTCTCCTCACCTCCAAAGGAACAAACAG CTCCAGGACACGCTCATACAGAAGGAGGAGGAACTGGCAAGATTACAGGAAGAGAATTACAAACTCAAAGAGTTTTTGAACTCATCATACGTAAAGTCTCTTGAAGAAAAGTCAAAG AGGCTTTCTGCACAGAGAAACTCAGACACAAGGCAAAGGAAGAGAACTCAACATGAGGAGGGCGATTTCCTTAACCGGAGCCGTTTGCTGCAGGGCGGCAAGGGCAAACGGGTTTGCCGGAACCTCTCTCTGGAGTTCTGCTCGGCTGAGGAGCTGGCTGCCACCCCACGGCTGGACTCCTGGGTGCTGGAGACGCTGGGACTGCAGGATGAGGACACCATTGACCCAGACAGCAGCTTCAGTAGCCCTACGACTGACCACACACCTTCTTTCAACTCCCCAGCCCCAAGCATTGACCACTTCAGCCCTGCAACACACAACAGCACTACCTGCAGTCCTCACACTAACAACCACCGTGAATACGGCTTAACAGACTCCTCAAGCAGCTTCAGCCACAGCATAGACACCAGCACAGAGTACTCAACCCTTGATCCTTCACCTCTGTACACGGTCACAGCTACAGGGTCTCTGGTCACCTCTCTGCCGACTATTGTTCCTACTGGACTCTTCACCCCACCTCGGGCAGCTTCAACTCCTCACCCCTTGCACAGCACAAGCTCAGGGCAGCACTATCACAGCTCCCCCAGTCCACCAGGCGGCGAGGCTATTCTGTTCTCCACACCGCGCACAACACGTAGCAGAGCCGACTTAGCATTTAGCATGTCCTTAAGTCCACAGAGCAGTGTGAAGACACATACTTTCCCACAAGGACAGGCTTTCACCCGTAGAGACTCGCAAGGTGGATGGAACTTCACCTGGGTGCCTAAGCAGTGTTCTTAA